From Streptomyces sp. HUAS MG91, the proteins below share one genomic window:
- a CDS encoding dipeptide ABC transporter ATP-binding protein, protein MTIPQQAADSPQTSANAAPGEPLLKVENLVKHFPIKKGLLKRQVAAVQAVDGLTFDVRAGETLGVVGESGCGKSTMGRLITRLLEPTSGRVEFEGQDITHLGTGGMRPLRRDVQMIFQDPYSSLNPRHNIGTIVGTPFKLQGVKPEGGVKKAVQELLERVGLNPEHYNRYPHEFSGGQRQRIGIARALALRPKLVVADEPVSALDVSIQAQVVNLLDDLQDELGLTYVIIAHDLSVIRHVSDRIAVMYLGKIVELADRDDLYSTPMHPYTKALLSAVPVPDPKRRGVKSERILLRGDVPSPIDPPKGCRFHTRCWKATELCATKEPPLLQLASGHQVACHHPENAPDQAPEDTKLLSAAKEAIDVVTVPAPADAVAAEEPVSEPEAPEATPDASK, encoded by the coding sequence ATGACGATCCCCCAGCAGGCGGCCGACTCTCCCCAGACCTCCGCGAACGCGGCGCCGGGCGAGCCGCTGCTCAAGGTCGAGAACCTGGTCAAGCACTTCCCGATCAAGAAGGGCCTGCTCAAGCGGCAGGTCGCCGCCGTCCAGGCGGTCGACGGGCTGACCTTCGACGTGCGCGCGGGGGAGACCCTGGGCGTCGTCGGCGAGTCCGGCTGCGGCAAGTCGACGATGGGCCGGCTCATCACGCGGCTGCTCGAACCGACCTCGGGCCGCGTCGAGTTCGAGGGCCAGGACATCACGCACCTCGGCACGGGCGGCATGCGCCCGCTGCGCCGCGATGTGCAGATGATCTTCCAGGACCCGTACTCCTCGCTGAACCCGCGCCACAACATCGGCACGATCGTCGGCACCCCGTTCAAGCTCCAGGGCGTCAAGCCCGAGGGCGGCGTGAAGAAGGCGGTCCAGGAGCTCCTGGAGCGGGTCGGGCTCAACCCAGAGCACTACAACCGCTACCCGCACGAGTTCTCCGGCGGCCAGCGCCAGCGCATCGGCATCGCCCGCGCGCTCGCCCTGCGGCCGAAGCTGGTGGTCGCCGACGAGCCGGTCTCGGCCCTCGACGTCTCCATCCAGGCCCAGGTCGTCAACCTCCTCGACGACCTCCAGGACGAGCTCGGCCTGACGTACGTGATCATCGCGCACGACCTCTCGGTCATCCGGCACGTCTCGGACCGGATCGCGGTGATGTACCTCGGCAAGATCGTGGAGCTGGCGGACCGCGACGACCTCTACTCCACGCCGATGCACCCGTACACCAAGGCGCTGCTGTCCGCGGTGCCGGTGCCGGACCCCAAGCGGCGCGGCGTCAAGAGCGAGCGGATCCTGCTGCGCGGGGACGTGCCGTCGCCGATCGACCCGCCCAAGGGCTGCCGCTTCCACACGCGGTGCTGGAAGGCGACGGAGCTGTGCGCGACGAAGGAGCCGCCGCTGCTCCAGCTCGCTTCCGGCCACCAGGTCGCCTGCCACCACCCGGAGAACGCCCCCGACCAGGCCCCCGAGGACACCAAGCTCCTCTCGGCGGCCAAGGAGGCGATCGACGTGGTGACGGTCCCGGCACCGGCCGACGCCGTCGCCGCCGAGGAGCCCGTCTCGGAGCCGGAGGCCCCGGAGGCAACCCCGGACGCGAGCAAGTAG
- a CDS encoding enhanced serine sensitivity protein SseB, whose protein sequence is METPGIPEQGHEHYAQGEGGAHGHPQPRHTWPANELEEVLSAALGRPEAGGRIVEVLGRSHLWIPLPKGGGPASRDLDLPSLEIEGQAYVPVFSSEHEFMRVTGGRMDCTVAPAVEFARGLPPQVGLAVNPDGTIGVPLPPPAVAELARGGRTPLDGPASGGRVVLSEPDWQDDPVDFLTAVREEFDAAGTVRSARRCLAAVEDGAPSLFIGVELAEWEGPARDVPLDALGRALGRVPVGWPVNLVFLDVTQDPVADWLRTRVRPFYAREV, encoded by the coding sequence ATGGAGACGCCGGGCATCCCGGAGCAGGGGCACGAGCACTACGCGCAGGGTGAGGGCGGTGCGCACGGCCACCCGCAGCCGCGGCACACCTGGCCGGCGAACGAGCTGGAGGAGGTCCTCTCCGCGGCGCTCGGCCGCCCCGAGGCCGGCGGCCGCATCGTCGAGGTGCTGGGCCGCAGCCACCTGTGGATCCCGCTGCCCAAGGGCGGCGGCCCGGCCAGCCGCGACCTCGATCTGCCGAGCCTGGAGATCGAGGGCCAGGCCTACGTGCCCGTCTTCAGCTCCGAGCACGAGTTCATGCGGGTCACCGGCGGCCGGATGGACTGCACGGTGGCCCCGGCGGTGGAGTTCGCCCGCGGGCTGCCCCCGCAGGTCGGCCTCGCCGTGAACCCGGACGGCACCATCGGCGTCCCGCTGCCGCCCCCGGCCGTCGCCGAGCTGGCCCGCGGCGGCCGCACCCCGCTGGACGGCCCGGCGAGCGGCGGCAGGGTCGTGCTGTCCGAGCCGGACTGGCAGGACGACCCGGTCGACTTCCTGACGGCGGTGCGCGAGGAGTTCGACGCGGCCGGCACCGTCCGCTCGGCGCGCCGCTGCCTCGCGGCCGTGGAGGACGGCGCCCCGTCACTGTTCATCGGCGTGGAGCTCGCCGAGTGGGAGGGCCCGGCGCGGGACGTGCCGCTGGACGCGCTCGGCCGTGCGCTGGGCCGGGTGCCGGTCGGCTGGCCGGTGAATCTCGTCTTCCTCGACGTCACCCAGGACCCGGTCGCCGACTGGCTGCGGACCCGTGTTCGTCCGTTCTACGCACGAGAGGTGTGA
- the gcvT gene encoding glycine cleavage system aminomethyltransferase GcvT, translated as MSPTPSRLTALDALHRSLGATMTDFAGWDMPLRYGSERDEHNAVRTRAGLFDLSHMGEITVTGAQAVDLLNYALVGNIGSVGTGRARYTMICREDGGILDDLIVYRLGETEYMVVANAGNAQVVLDALTERAAGFDAEVRDDRDAYALIAVQGPHSPAIVKSVTDADLDGLKYYAGLPGTVAGVEALIARTGYTGEDGFELFVAPADAEKLWQALTGAGAEYGLVPCGLSCRDTLRLEAGMPLYGHELTTELTPFDAGLGRVVKFEKTSHGEDFVGHDALAAAAERAETAPPRKLVGLIAEGRRVPRAGMSVVAGGEVIGEITSGAPSPTLGRPIAIAYVDASHAAPGTAGVGVDIRGTHEPYEVVALPFYKREK; from the coding sequence ATGAGCCCTACGCCTTCCCGCCTGACCGCACTCGATGCCCTGCACCGTTCGCTCGGCGCCACGATGACCGATTTCGCCGGCTGGGACATGCCCCTGCGCTACGGCAGCGAGCGCGACGAGCACAACGCCGTACGGACGAGGGCCGGGCTCTTCGACCTGTCCCACATGGGCGAGATCACCGTCACCGGCGCCCAGGCCGTGGACCTGCTCAACTACGCGCTCGTCGGCAACATCGGCTCCGTCGGCACCGGCCGCGCCCGCTACACGATGATCTGCCGCGAGGACGGCGGCATCCTCGACGACCTGATCGTCTACCGGCTCGGCGAGACCGAGTACATGGTGGTCGCGAACGCGGGCAACGCGCAGGTCGTGCTCGACGCGCTGACCGAGCGCGCCGCGGGCTTCGACGCCGAGGTGCGCGACGACCGGGACGCGTACGCGCTGATCGCCGTGCAGGGCCCGCACTCCCCCGCCATCGTGAAGTCCGTCACCGACGCCGACCTGGACGGCCTGAAGTACTACGCGGGGCTGCCCGGCACCGTCGCGGGCGTCGAGGCGCTCATCGCCCGCACCGGCTACACCGGCGAGGACGGCTTCGAGCTGTTCGTCGCCCCGGCCGACGCCGAGAAGCTGTGGCAGGCGCTCACCGGGGCGGGCGCCGAGTACGGCCTGGTCCCGTGCGGCCTGTCCTGCCGGGACACGCTGCGCCTGGAGGCGGGCATGCCGCTGTACGGGCACGAGCTGACCACGGAGCTGACCCCGTTCGACGCCGGTCTCGGCCGGGTCGTGAAGTTCGAGAAGACGTCCCACGGGGAGGACTTCGTCGGTCACGACGCGCTGGCGGCCGCCGCCGAGCGCGCCGAGACCGCCCCGCCCCGCAAGCTCGTCGGCCTGATCGCCGAGGGCCGCCGCGTCCCGCGCGCCGGCATGTCCGTGGTCGCCGGCGGCGAGGTGATCGGCGAGATCACCTCCGGCGCCCCGTCGCCGACGCTCGGCAGGCCGATCGCCATCGCCTACGTCGACGCGTCGCACGCCGCGCCGGGCACGGCGGGCGTCGGCGTCGACATCCGCGGCACGCACGAGCCGTACGAGGTCGTGGCCCTGCCGTTCTACAAGCGCGAGAAGTGA
- a CDS encoding enhanced serine sensitivity protein SseB C-terminal domain-containing protein has translation MSASGTAAAGQVEQMLRQVTPGRYDAYEALLKALADPAAGQVWMLLWHGQAGSPDAQYGNMEVDGFGYAPCVTSAQELSASGWSRAYEVVGGVDAARTLYPDHYGLWLNPHAPGGGVGIPWLDLRRIAGGLDRQPAGPLRLSEPTIDLPQFYAVLAQNAHRTTAVRALRRAWVQPALGAPYLAIGLDVYDTSPASVDSVRAMMQQSVSAVPDGLPVSTVAMSDEYDPVAMWLRANARPFYDREAHAAPAGQAGGGYGYPPPYGASY, from the coding sequence GTGAGTGCGTCGGGCACGGCCGCGGCCGGACAGGTCGAGCAGATGCTGCGCCAGGTGACTCCCGGGCGCTACGACGCGTACGAAGCGCTGCTCAAGGCGCTCGCCGACCCCGCGGCGGGCCAGGTGTGGATGCTGCTCTGGCACGGCCAGGCCGGCTCCCCCGACGCCCAGTACGGGAACATGGAGGTCGACGGCTTCGGTTACGCCCCCTGTGTCACCTCCGCCCAGGAGCTCTCCGCCTCCGGCTGGTCGCGGGCGTACGAGGTGGTCGGCGGCGTCGACGCGGCCCGCACCCTCTACCCCGACCACTACGGCCTCTGGCTCAACCCGCACGCGCCGGGCGGCGGTGTCGGCATTCCCTGGCTCGACCTGCGCCGGATCGCGGGCGGCCTCGACCGTCAGCCGGCCGGTCCGCTGCGGCTGTCCGAGCCGACGATCGACCTCCCGCAGTTCTACGCGGTCCTCGCGCAGAACGCGCACCGCACGACCGCCGTGCGGGCGCTGCGCCGCGCCTGGGTGCAGCCCGCGCTCGGCGCGCCGTACCTCGCCATCGGCCTCGATGTGTACGACACGTCGCCCGCGTCGGTGGACTCGGTGCGCGCGATGATGCAGCAGTCCGTCTCGGCGGTGCCGGACGGCCTGCCGGTGTCCACGGTCGCGATGTCCGACGAGTACGACCCGGTGGCGATGTGGCTGCGGGCGAACGCCCGGCCGTTCTACGACCGCGAGGCGCACGCCGCTCCCGCCGGGCAGGCCGGTGGGGGCTACGGCTACCCCCCGCCGTACGGTGCGTCGTACTGA
- a CDS encoding ABC transporter ATP-binding protein, producing MTDLHKTGAAVGEPVTASGAPSAFLEVRDLKVHFPTDDGLVKSVDGLSFTLEKGRTLGIVGESGSGKSVTSLGIMGLHTAGQYGRRKAQISGEIWLDGTELLSGDQDAVRRLRGRDMAMIFQDPLSALHPYYTIGKQIVEAYRVHHNVDKKTARKRAIEMLDRVGIPQPDKRVDAYPHEFSGGMRQRAMIAMALVNNPELLIADEPTTALDVTVQAQILDLIRDLQKEFGSAVIMITHDLGVVAEMADELLVMYGGRCVERGSATQVFTEPQHPYTWGLLGSMPRIDREQTERLIPVKGSPPSLINLPSGCAFNPRCPYADIPKDNITRTERPELREVGSGHFSACHMSGEERERIWTEEIAPKL from the coding sequence ATGACCGACCTGCACAAGACCGGAGCGGCGGTCGGCGAACCCGTCACCGCCTCCGGTGCCCCCAGCGCCTTCCTGGAGGTCCGCGACCTCAAGGTGCACTTCCCGACCGACGACGGCCTGGTCAAGTCCGTCGACGGGCTCTCCTTCACCCTGGAGAAGGGCCGCACGCTCGGCATCGTCGGCGAGTCCGGATCGGGCAAGTCCGTCACGTCGCTGGGCATCATGGGCCTGCACACCGCCGGCCAGTACGGCCGGCGCAAGGCGCAGATCAGCGGCGAGATCTGGCTGGACGGCACGGAGCTGCTCTCCGGCGACCAGGACGCCGTCCGCCGGCTGCGCGGCCGCGACATGGCGATGATCTTCCAGGATCCGCTCTCCGCGCTGCACCCGTACTACACGATCGGCAAGCAGATCGTGGAGGCGTACCGGGTCCACCACAACGTGGACAAGAAGACCGCGCGCAAGCGGGCGATCGAGATGCTCGACCGGGTCGGCATCCCGCAGCCCGACAAGCGGGTCGACGCCTACCCGCACGAGTTCTCCGGCGGTATGCGCCAGCGCGCGATGATCGCGATGGCGCTGGTGAACAACCCCGAGCTGCTGATCGCCGACGAGCCGACCACGGCCCTCGACGTGACCGTGCAGGCGCAGATCCTGGACCTGATCCGCGATCTGCAGAAGGAGTTCGGCTCCGCCGTCATCATGATCACGCACGACCTGGGGGTCGTCGCGGAGATGGCCGACGAACTGCTCGTCATGTACGGCGGCCGGTGCGTGGAGCGCGGCAGCGCCACTCAGGTGTTCACCGAGCCCCAGCACCCCTACACCTGGGGCCTGCTGGGCTCGATGCCGCGCATTGACCGGGAGCAGACCGAGCGCCTCATCCCGGTCAAGGGCTCCCCGCCCAGCCTGATCAACCTGCCGTCCGGCTGCGCCTTCAACCCGCGCTGCCCGTACGCGGACATCCCCAAGGACAACATCACCCGTACCGAGCGCCCCGAACTGCGCGAGGTCGGCTCCGGCCACTTCTCCGCCTGCCACATGTCGGGCGAGGAGCGGGAGCGGATCTGGACCGAAGAGATTGCGCCGAAGCTGTGA
- the gcvH gene encoding glycine cleavage system protein GcvH yields MSNPQQLRYSKEHEWLSATEDGVATVGITEHAANALGDIVFVQLPEVGDTATAGETCGELESTKSVSDLYSPVTGEVTEINQDVVDDPALVNSAPFEGGWLFKVRLSEEPADLLTADEYTEFSGS; encoded by the coding sequence ATGAGCAACCCCCAGCAGCTGCGCTACAGCAAGGAACACGAGTGGCTGTCGGCCACCGAGGACGGCGTCGCGACGGTCGGCATCACGGAGCACGCGGCCAACGCGCTCGGTGACATCGTCTTCGTCCAGCTCCCCGAGGTCGGCGACACCGCCACCGCGGGCGAGACCTGCGGCGAGCTGGAGTCGACCAAGTCCGTCTCCGACCTGTACTCCCCGGTGACGGGCGAGGTGACCGAGATCAACCAGGACGTCGTGGACGACCCGGCGCTCGTGAACTCGGCCCCCTTCGAGGGCGGCTGGCTGTTCAAGGTCCGCCTCTCCGAGGAGCCCGCCGACCTGCTCACCGCCGACGAGTACACCGAGTTCTCCGGGAGCTGA
- a CDS encoding ABC transporter permease: MLAYLIRRLFAVVIMVLIVLFATFTIFFMLPKWAGQDVAVLFAGKATSPEALDGIRIKLGLNDPLLVQFWDFVKGIPLGRDYTNGGDVTHCPAPCFGYSFRTEVPVWTTLKQDAPITGALALGACVLWLLGGVATGVTSALKRGTFWDRAAMTTALGGVSLPVFFTGMVAMGIFVHTLGWVHIADSLSTDDSIGTWLQTLILPWIVLAFLNAAMYARLTRATMLEILGEDYIRTARAKGLGESAVITRHALRSAMTPILTVFGLDLGVLLGGAVLTESTFNLPGLGLEAVQAISNKDLPVILGVTLFAALAIAVANLVVDLLYAVIDPRVRLG, from the coding sequence GTGCTTGCTTATCTCATCCGGCGCCTGTTCGCCGTCGTCATCATGGTGCTGATCGTGTTGTTCGCGACCTTCACCATCTTCTTCATGCTGCCCAAATGGGCGGGCCAGGACGTCGCCGTCCTCTTCGCCGGCAAGGCCACCAGCCCCGAGGCGCTGGACGGCATCCGCATCAAGCTGGGCCTCAACGACCCGCTGCTCGTGCAGTTCTGGGACTTCGTGAAGGGCATCCCGCTCGGCCGCGACTACACCAACGGCGGCGATGTCACCCACTGTCCCGCTCCCTGCTTCGGGTACTCCTTCCGCACGGAGGTACCCGTGTGGACCACCCTCAAGCAGGACGCGCCCATCACCGGCGCCCTGGCGCTCGGTGCCTGCGTCCTGTGGCTGCTCGGCGGTGTCGCCACCGGTGTCACCTCCGCCCTCAAGCGCGGCACCTTCTGGGACCGCGCCGCGATGACCACCGCCCTCGGCGGCGTCTCGCTCCCCGTCTTCTTCACCGGCATGGTCGCGATGGGCATCTTCGTGCACACCCTGGGCTGGGTGCACATCGCCGACTCGCTGTCCACGGACGACTCGATCGGCACGTGGCTGCAGACGCTGATCCTGCCGTGGATCGTGCTCGCCTTCCTCAACGCCGCGATGTACGCGAGACTCACCCGCGCCACCATGCTGGAGATCCTCGGCGAGGACTACATCCGCACCGCGCGCGCCAAGGGCCTCGGCGAGTCCGCGGTCATCACCCGGCACGCGCTGCGCTCGGCGATGACCCCGATCCTCACCGTCTTCGGTCTCGACCTCGGTGTGCTGCTCGGCGGCGCCGTGCTCACCGAGTCCACGTTCAACCTGCCCGGTCTCGGTCTCGAAGCGGTCCAGGCCATCAGCAACAAGGACCTGCCCGTGATCCTCGGCGTGACGCTGTTCGCGGCCCTCGCGATCGCCGTCGCCAACCTCGTCGTGGACCTTCTGTACGCCGTCATCGACCCGCGAGTGAGGCTGGGATGA
- a CDS encoding ABC transporter permease codes for MTAPLHDTTAEAEPVASVDAAASQSGGKVEGRSLKQIAWNRLKRDKVALAGGIVVVLLILVAVFAPLIVGLLGHPPNDFHQDKLDPLTNLPTGSFGGVSGDYLFGVEPNKGRDVFSRVVYGARISLLVAFLAAIVAVVLGTVFGVVAGYFGGWLDSVISRVMDVLLAFPQLLFIISLVSVLPDDMLGLTGTGVRVAILVLVIGFFGWPYVGRIVRGQTLSLREREYVEAARSLGGGSRHILLRELLPNLVAPIVVYMTLMIPTNILTEAALSFLGAGVRPPTASWGGMLRDALATYEHDPMFMVFPGVTIFITVLAFNLFGDGLRDALDPKGTR; via the coding sequence ATGACGGCACCATTGCACGACACGACTGCGGAGGCGGAGCCGGTCGCGTCGGTCGACGCTGCCGCGAGCCAGTCAGGCGGCAAGGTCGAAGGACGGTCGCTGAAGCAGATCGCCTGGAACCGCCTCAAGCGGGACAAGGTCGCCCTGGCCGGTGGCATCGTTGTCGTCCTCCTGATCCTGGTCGCGGTCTTCGCCCCGCTCATCGTCGGACTGCTGGGCCATCCGCCCAACGACTTCCACCAGGACAAGCTCGACCCGCTGACGAACCTGCCCACCGGTTCCTTCGGCGGCGTCAGCGGCGACTACCTGTTCGGCGTCGAGCCGAACAAGGGCCGCGACGTCTTCAGCCGCGTCGTCTACGGCGCCCGGATCTCGCTGCTCGTCGCGTTCCTCGCGGCGATCGTCGCCGTCGTGCTCGGCACGGTCTTCGGCGTCGTCGCGGGCTACTTCGGCGGCTGGCTCGACTCGGTCATCAGCCGGGTCATGGACGTGCTGCTCGCCTTCCCGCAGCTGCTCTTCATCATCTCGCTGGTCTCCGTGCTCCCCGACGACATGCTCGGGCTGACCGGCACCGGCGTCCGCGTCGCCATCCTCGTCCTGGTCATCGGCTTCTTCGGCTGGCCCTACGTCGGCCGCATCGTCCGGGGCCAGACGCTCTCGCTGCGCGAGCGCGAGTACGTGGAGGCGGCCCGCTCGCTGGGCGGCGGCAGCCGGCACATCCTGCTGCGCGAACTGCTGCCCAACCTGGTGGCCCCGATCGTCGTCTACATGACGCTGATGATCCCCACCAACATCCTCACCGAGGCCGCCCTCAGCTTCCTCGGCGCGGGTGTGCGCCCGCCGACCGCCTCCTGGGGCGGCATGCTCCGCGACGCGCTCGCGACGTACGAGCACGACCCGATGTTCATGGTCTTCCCCGGCGTCACGATCTTCATCACCGTCCTCGCGTTCAACCTCTTCGGGGACGGGCTGCGTGACGCGCTCGACCCCAAGGGCACCCGCTAG
- a CDS encoding AAA family ATPase codes for MTVHKELAGAYATTAPAVAGVRIPRQRSVRDLRGRGGRTPRRIGFAAGDLVVLSGLPGSGKSTLMRRVVTVVRIDSQDTRERWAARMPRWMPYALYRPLVRVAHYAGLRRAMRSGASVVVHDCGTQAWVRRWVTRTAGRRGAAVHLILLDVPTDLALEGQRDRGRGVSRYAFARHRRAVTALVTSTESGDLPAGIESAVLLDRAASDALGGITFLER; via the coding sequence ATCACGGTGCACAAGGAGTTGGCGGGGGCGTACGCGACCACGGCGCCGGCGGTGGCAGGGGTGCGGATTCCCCGGCAGCGCTCGGTACGGGACCTGCGGGGGCGCGGCGGCCGCACCCCGCGCCGGATCGGCTTCGCGGCGGGTGACCTGGTGGTGCTTTCCGGGCTGCCGGGCAGCGGCAAGTCCACGCTGATGCGGCGCGTGGTCACCGTGGTGCGGATCGACTCCCAGGACACCCGGGAGCGGTGGGCGGCCCGGATGCCGCGCTGGATGCCGTACGCGCTCTACCGGCCGCTGGTCCGCGTCGCGCACTACGCGGGCCTGCGCCGCGCCATGCGCTCCGGCGCCAGCGTCGTCGTGCACGACTGCGGCACCCAGGCCTGGGTGCGCCGCTGGGTGACCCGGACGGCCGGGCGGCGCGGCGCGGCCGTGCATCTGATCCTGCTCGACGTGCCGACGGACCTGGCCCTCGAGGGCCAGCGCGACCGCGGCCGGGGCGTGTCGCGGTACGCCTTCGCCCGGCACCGCAGGGCGGTGACCGCCCTGGTCACGTCCACGGAGTCGGGAGATCTCCCGGCCGGCATCGAATCGGCGGTGCTCCTCGACCGCGCGGCCTCCGACGCGCTCGGCGGAATCACGTTCCTGGAACGCTGA
- a CDS encoding ABC transporter substrate-binding protein, protein MPTGIPKRRLAACAALVVGALAATTACGGGDGDSKDGAKAPGFNAALNKVVNASTKKGGTLKFVGKQDFDSLDPQRTYYGMTWDFMRYYTRTLVTYDTKPGNGSNKLVGDLATAPATVSDDGKTYTYKLRDGLTWEDGSKLTSKDVKYGIERIWATDVITGGPGYLRSTLDPKGEYKGPYKDKSKDKLGLKAIETPDDQTIVFHLPKANGDFEQMLAMPTGAPVPQAKDTKEKYTQKPVSSGPYKVQSYNAGKSLTLVRNTAWKKASDPIRPALPDKITVTISSNLEENDKRLMAGDYDVDVNGTGMTQSGRVSAVEKYRGNVDNVQTSFVRYVALITATKPLDNVECRKAVFYGTDFASIQQSRGGKVAGGEIANSTFPKSIPGYSDYDPYGIVARKGKPDVAKAKDALKQCGKPSGFSTKISARSNNPGEVDAAEALQASLAKVGIKLTIDSIDGAQASSITGSPKVVKSRGYGMTMSGWGPDFNSGQGYAQPLFDSRFIFPTGNYNESQIKDKKVDKFFDDAIGTTDLNKAKQLYTDLDHEILDQAYWMPFIYEKNISWRSSRLTNVYSSAAYSGRYDYVMLGVGNK, encoded by the coding sequence ATGCCCACAGGTATTCCCAAGCGACGGCTCGCCGCGTGCGCGGCCCTCGTCGTCGGGGCGCTGGCGGCCACCACGGCGTGCGGCGGCGGTGACGGCGACAGCAAGGACGGCGCCAAGGCGCCCGGCTTCAACGCCGCGCTGAACAAGGTCGTCAACGCGTCCACCAAGAAGGGCGGGACGCTGAAGTTCGTCGGCAAGCAGGACTTCGACTCCCTGGACCCGCAGCGGACGTACTACGGCATGACCTGGGACTTCATGCGGTACTACACCCGCACCCTGGTCACCTACGACACCAAGCCGGGCAACGGCTCCAACAAGCTGGTCGGCGACCTCGCCACCGCGCCCGCCACCGTCTCGGACGACGGCAAGACCTACACGTACAAGCTGCGTGACGGCCTGACCTGGGAGGACGGCTCCAAGCTGACCTCCAAGGACGTCAAGTACGGCATCGAGCGCATCTGGGCCACCGACGTCATCACCGGCGGCCCCGGCTACCTGCGCTCCACCCTCGACCCCAAGGGCGAGTACAAGGGCCCGTACAAGGACAAGTCGAAGGACAAGCTGGGCCTGAAGGCGATCGAGACGCCCGACGACCAGACCATCGTCTTCCACCTGCCCAAGGCCAACGGTGACTTCGAGCAGATGCTCGCCATGCCGACCGGCGCCCCGGTGCCGCAGGCGAAGGACACCAAGGAGAAGTACACCCAGAAGCCGGTGTCCTCGGGCCCGTACAAGGTCCAGAGCTACAACGCCGGCAAGAGCCTGACGCTGGTGCGCAACACGGCCTGGAAGAAGGCGTCCGACCCGATCCGCCCGGCCCTGCCGGACAAGATCACGGTCACCATCTCCTCGAACCTGGAGGAGAACGACAAGCGCCTGATGGCCGGCGACTACGACGTCGACGTCAACGGCACCGGCATGACCCAGAGCGGCCGCGTCTCGGCCGTCGAGAAGTACCGGGGCAACGTCGACAACGTCCAGACGTCCTTCGTGCGCTACGTGGCCCTGATCACCGCCACCAAGCCGCTGGACAACGTCGAGTGCCGCAAGGCCGTCTTCTACGGCACCGACTTCGCGAGCATCCAGCAGTCGCGCGGCGGCAAGGTGGCCGGTGGCGAGATCGCCAACTCCACCTTCCCGAAGTCCATCCCGGGCTACAGCGACTACGACCCGTACGGCATCGTCGCCCGCAAGGGCAAGCCGGACGTGGCCAAGGCCAAGGACGCGCTGAAGCAGTGCGGCAAGCCGAGCGGCTTCTCCACCAAGATCTCCGCCCGCAGCAACAACCCGGGTGAGGTCGACGCGGCCGAGGCGCTCCAGGCCTCGCTCGCCAAGGTCGGCATCAAGCTGACGATCGACTCGATTGACGGCGCCCAGGCCTCCTCGATCACCGGTTCGCCGAAGGTCGTCAAGTCCCGTGGCTACGGCATGACGATGAGCGGCTGGGGCCCCGACTTCAACTCCGGCCAGGGGTACGCGCAGCCGCTGTTCGACAGCCGCTTCATCTTCCCGACCGGCAACTACAACGAGTCGCAGATCAAGGACAAGAAGGTCGACAAGTTCTTCGACGACGCGATCGGCACCACTGACCTGAACAAGGCCAAGCAGCTCTACACCGACCTGGACCACGAGATCCTGGACCAGGCCTACTGGATGCCGTTCATCTACGAGAAGAACATCTCGTGGCGCAGCAGCCGCCTGACCAACGTGTACTCGTCCGCCGCCTACAGCGGTCGCTACGACTACGTGATGCTCGGCGTCGGCAACAAGTAG